Proteins from a single region of Lelliottia sp. JS-SCA-14:
- a CDS encoding NAD(P)/FAD-dependent oxidoreductase, translating to MKKHILIVGSGFSGMWAAVSAARLAELNESSDLRISVLAPQPELRVRPRFYEEKVAGLVAPLTDLFAELGIEYIQGSAERIDTKEKAVWYRDSHGNTTLATYDRLVIATGSQTKRPAVAGLSEFAFDIDQLESAQVFEKHLDALVHQPSTPARNTVVVCGGGFTGIELATELPARLRARFGKDTQTKVIVVERGPVIGGRYSEALRDVIANASEELGVEWRLNSEIEAVDAQGVTLKNGERIESSTVVWTAGVEAHPLTTQIDGERDAQARLRVNELLQIPAHPDVFATGDTAHAKTDDVGNTALMTCQHAIQLGKFAGHNAAASLLNVEPYPYRQVNYVTCLDLGAWGAVYTEGWEQEVKLVREEAKKLKIAITNELIYPPAADRAVAFAAADPLAKFV from the coding sequence ATGAAGAAGCATATTTTAATTGTGGGCAGTGGTTTTTCCGGTATGTGGGCAGCGGTGAGCGCGGCGCGTCTGGCGGAACTGAACGAGAGCAGCGATCTGCGTATTAGCGTGCTGGCTCCGCAACCCGAGCTGCGTGTTCGCCCACGTTTCTATGAAGAAAAAGTGGCAGGCCTGGTGGCTCCCCTGACGGATCTCTTCGCCGAACTGGGTATTGAGTATATTCAGGGCAGCGCAGAACGTATTGATACCAAAGAGAAAGCGGTCTGGTATCGCGACAGCCACGGCAACACTACCCTCGCCACTTACGATCGTCTGGTTATCGCCACGGGCAGTCAGACTAAGCGCCCAGCGGTCGCCGGTCTGTCTGAATTTGCGTTTGACATCGACCAGCTCGAATCCGCGCAGGTGTTCGAAAAACACCTCGATGCGCTGGTTCATCAGCCCTCTACCCCGGCCCGTAACACGGTGGTGGTTTGCGGCGGCGGCTTTACCGGTATCGAACTGGCGACCGAATTACCGGCGCGTCTGCGTGCCCGTTTCGGCAAAGATACGCAGACTAAAGTTATCGTAGTTGAACGCGGTCCGGTGATTGGCGGTCGTTATAGCGAAGCCCTGCGCGATGTGATTGCGAATGCCAGCGAAGAGCTGGGCGTGGAATGGCGTCTGAACAGCGAAATCGAAGCTGTCGATGCCCAGGGCGTCACCCTGAAAAACGGCGAGCGCATCGAATCCTCTACCGTGGTCTGGACGGCTGGCGTCGAAGCTCATCCGCTGACGACGCAGATTGACGGCGAGCGCGACGCTCAGGCGCGTCTGCGCGTGAACGAACTGCTGCAGATCCCGGCCCATCCTGATGTGTTTGCCACCGGCGATACCGCCCATGCGAAAACGGACGATGTGGGTAATACCGCGCTGATGACCTGTCAGCATGCGATCCAGCTCGGAAAATTTGCCGGACACAACGCCGCCGCCAGCCTGCTGAACGTCGAGCCGTATCCGTACCGTCAGGTGAACTATGTCACCTGTCTGGATCTCGGCGCCTGGGGCGCGGTGTACACCGAGGGCTGGGAACAAGAGGTGAAACTGGTGCGCGAAGAGGCGAAGAAGCTCAAGATTGCTATCACCAATGAGCTGATCTACCCACCCGCCGCAGACCGCGCGGTCGCCTTTGCCGCTGCCGATCCGCTGGCGAAATTTGTGTAG
- the adhP gene encoding alcohol dehydrogenase AdhP, whose product MKAAVVTKDHHVDVTDKTLRALQHGEALLKMECCGVCHTDLHVKNGDFGDKTGVILGHEGIGVVKQIGPGVTSLKVGDRASVAWFFQGCGHCEYCNSGNETLCRDVKNAGYSVDGGMAEECIVTADYAVKVPDGLESAAASSITCAGVTTYKAVKISHIKPGQWIAIYGLGGLGNLALQYAKNVFNAKVIAIDVNDAQLKLAAEMGADLTINSRNEDAAKVIQEKTGGAHSAVVTAVAKAAFNSAVDAVRAGGRVVAVGLPPEAMSLDIPRLVLDGIQVVGSLVGTRQDLIEAFQFAAEGKVVPKVTMRPLGDINAIFKEMEQGQIRGRMVIDFRS is encoded by the coding sequence ATGAAGGCTGCTGTCGTAACAAAAGATCACCACGTAGACGTCACTGATAAAACCCTGCGCGCCCTGCAACACGGGGAAGCGCTGCTGAAGATGGAGTGCTGCGGCGTATGCCACACGGATCTCCATGTGAAGAACGGTGATTTTGGCGATAAAACCGGGGTGATCCTCGGCCATGAAGGGATTGGCGTCGTCAAACAGATCGGCCCTGGCGTGACCTCACTGAAAGTGGGCGATCGTGCCAGCGTGGCGTGGTTCTTCCAGGGCTGCGGGCACTGCGAATACTGTAACTCCGGCAACGAAACGCTCTGTCGTGACGTAAAAAATGCCGGGTATTCCGTCGACGGCGGGATGGCCGAAGAGTGCATCGTCACCGCCGATTACGCGGTGAAAGTGCCGGACGGTCTGGAATCTGCCGCTGCGAGCAGCATCACCTGCGCGGGTGTGACCACCTATAAAGCGGTGAAAATTTCTCATATCAAACCGGGACAGTGGATTGCGATCTACGGTCTGGGCGGACTGGGCAACCTGGCGCTGCAGTACGCGAAAAACGTCTTCAATGCCAAAGTGATCGCCATCGACGTCAACGATGCGCAGCTGAAACTGGCCGCAGAGATGGGGGCCGATCTGACCATCAACTCCCGCAACGAAGATGCGGCGAAAGTGATTCAGGAAAAAACCGGCGGCGCTCACTCCGCCGTGGTCACGGCGGTCGCGAAAGCGGCATTTAACTCTGCGGTCGACGCAGTGCGCGCCGGTGGCCGCGTGGTGGCTGTCGGTCTGCCGCCAGAAGCCATGAGCCTGGATATTCCGCGTCTGGTGCTGGATGGGATTCAGGTGGTCGGTTCGCTGGTCGGAACCCGTCAGGATCTGATCGAGGCCTTCCAGTTTGCCGCCGAAGGCAAAGTGGTGCCGAAAGTGACGATGCGTCCGCTGGGCGACATCAATGCGATTTTCAAAGAGATGGAACAGGGCCAGATCCGTGGCCGTATGGTGATTGATTTCCGTTCTTAA
- a CDS encoding VOC family protein, producing MQTPVRGIDHIGITVPDIEAATLFFEKAFAATVIYHSVEPGSENIDHQAQENTLKLFPGTKIRAIRMLAMPNGPGIELFEMHGPEQQSPASPSDFGLQHFAVYVDDFKTAISAFTAAGGEMFTEPKPLSFPAERGEGNAFCYGKTPWGSVVELISWPSPMPYEKYTELRRWKP from the coding sequence ATGCAAACCCCAGTCAGAGGAATTGACCATATTGGTATTACGGTTCCTGACATCGAAGCAGCAACGTTATTTTTTGAAAAAGCCTTCGCGGCAACCGTGATATATCATTCCGTCGAACCCGGCAGTGAAAATATTGACCATCAGGCGCAGGAAAATACCTTAAAGTTATTTCCCGGAACAAAAATCCGCGCCATCAGGATGCTGGCCATGCCCAATGGCCCCGGCATCGAGCTGTTTGAAATGCACGGCCCTGAACAGCAATCCCCCGCTAGCCCCAGTGATTTCGGCCTGCAGCACTTCGCCGTCTATGTCGATGATTTTAAAACCGCAATATCTGCTTTCACCGCCGCAGGCGGGGAGATGTTTACCGAGCCGAAACCCCTCTCTTTTCCCGCCGAACGCGGCGAAGGCAATGCGTTTTGCTACGGCAAAACCCCCTGGGGAAGTGTGGTGGAATTAATCTCCTGGCCGTCCCCGATGCCCTACGAAAAATATACCGAACTGCGCCGCTGGAAACCCTGA
- a CDS encoding LysR family transcriptional regulator, with the protein MDRVIAAQVYNRICELGSLSAAARALGISRPMVSRYLEQMEKWAGTRLVHRSTRKLTLTPAGEKVLQKTRNLTRLSQEIEDHSSKETPSGTLRVACAHFTAMQLVAPMLPDFLARYPQVRVEMDVNNHPVSLVGERIDVAIRITDNPEPGMIARRLGECRSVLCASPDYLAAHGTPDALEDLAQHNCLHYSFFAGQSWNFVNEAGEVVSMAVSGNLSASISSLLMEAAIHHCGIAMLPEWEAQPALASGKLVPVLGNFMPKPIGIFGIYQSRDYQPAAQRLFLDALGESLMAL; encoded by the coding sequence ATGGATCGCGTGATCGCCGCCCAGGTCTATAACCGTATTTGTGAGCTGGGGAGTCTGAGCGCTGCCGCCCGCGCGCTGGGTATTTCGCGCCCGATGGTCAGCCGGTATCTGGAGCAGATGGAAAAATGGGCCGGAACCCGGCTGGTGCACCGTTCCACGCGCAAACTGACGCTGACGCCCGCCGGGGAAAAGGTGCTGCAGAAGACCCGTAACCTGACGCGGCTGTCGCAGGAGATCGAGGATCACTCCTCGAAAGAGACCCCCTCCGGCACGCTGCGCGTGGCCTGCGCGCACTTTACCGCGATGCAGCTCGTCGCGCCGATGCTGCCGGATTTTCTGGCCCGTTATCCGCAGGTGCGCGTCGAAATGGACGTTAACAACCATCCCGTAAGCCTGGTGGGCGAGCGCATCGACGTGGCGATCCGCATTACCGACAACCCCGAGCCGGGGATGATTGCCCGCCGTCTGGGCGAGTGCCGCTCTGTGCTGTGTGCGTCTCCAGACTACCTGGCGGCCCACGGAACGCCTGACGCGCTGGAGGATCTGGCGCAGCACAACTGCCTGCACTACAGCTTCTTTGCTGGACAGTCGTGGAATTTTGTTAATGAGGCGGGGGAAGTGGTTTCCATGGCGGTGAGTGGCAACCTGAGCGCCAGCATTTCGTCGCTGCTGATGGAGGCCGCCATTCATCACTGCGGCATTGCGATGCTGCCGGAATGGGAAGCGCAGCCTGCGCTGGCGAGCGGAAAGCTGGTTCCCGTTCTCGGTAATTTCATGCCGAAACCGATCGGCATTTTTGGGATCTATCAGTCGCGGGATTACCAGCCTGCGGCGCAGCGTCTGTTCCTGGATGCGCTGGGCGAGTCGTTGATGGCTTTGTGA
- a CDS encoding NAD-dependent malic enzyme produces the protein MDNKVKQHRSLYIPYAGPVLLEFPLLNKGSAFSAEERSSFNLLGLLPEVVETIEEQAERAWIQYQGFKTEIDKHIYLRNIQDTNETLFYRLVQNHLEEMMPVIYTPTVGAACERFSEIYRRSRGVFISYQNRHNMDDILQNVPNHNIKVIVVTDGERILGLGDQGIGGMGIPIGKLSLYTACGGISPAYTLPVVLDVGTNNQQLLNDPLYMGWRHPRVTDDEYYQFVDDFIQAVKHRWPDVLLQFEDFAQKNAMPLLNRYRDEICSFNDDIQGTAAVTVGTLIAASRAAGSQLSYQKIVFLGAGSAGCGIAEQIIAQTQREGLSEELARSRVFMVDRFGLLTDGMPNLLPFQTKLVQKRENLKNWDTDNEVLSLLDVVRNVKPDILIGVSGQTGLFTEEIIREMHKHCPRPIVMPLSNPTSRVEATPQDIIAWTEGAALVATGSPFDPVVWKDKTYPIAQCNNSYIFPGIGLGVIAAGASRITDEMLMSASETLAKHSPLVNNGEGLVLPELKDIHTVSRAIAFAVGKMAQQQGVAVKTSADALQQAIDDNFWMPEYRNYRRTSI, from the coding sequence ATGGACAACAAAGTAAAACAGCATCGTTCTCTTTACATCCCCTACGCAGGCCCGGTCCTGCTGGAATTCCCCCTGCTGAACAAAGGCAGCGCCTTCAGCGCCGAAGAGCGCAGCAGCTTTAACCTGCTCGGCCTGCTGCCGGAAGTGGTTGAAACCATCGAAGAGCAAGCTGAACGCGCCTGGATCCAGTACCAGGGTTTCAAAACCGAAATCGACAAACACATCTACCTGCGCAACATCCAGGACACCAACGAAACCCTCTTCTACCGCCTGGTGCAAAATCACCTCGAAGAGATGATGCCGGTGATCTACACCCCGACCGTCGGCGCGGCCTGCGAGCGTTTCTCCGAGATCTACCGTCGTTCGCGCGGTGTGTTTATCTCCTATCAGAACCGCCACAATATGGATGACATCCTGCAGAACGTGCCGAACCACAACATCAAAGTGATCGTGGTGACGGACGGCGAGCGTATTCTGGGCCTTGGCGACCAGGGTATCGGCGGGATGGGGATTCCAATCGGTAAGCTGTCGCTCTACACCGCCTGCGGCGGAATCAGCCCGGCCTACACGTTGCCGGTGGTGCTGGATGTCGGCACTAATAACCAGCAGCTGCTGAACGATCCGCTGTATATGGGCTGGCGTCACCCGCGCGTGACGGACGACGAGTATTACCAGTTTGTCGACGATTTCATTCAGGCCGTCAAACACCGCTGGCCGGACGTGCTGCTGCAGTTTGAAGACTTCGCGCAGAAAAACGCTATGCCTCTGCTGAACCGCTATCGCGATGAGATCTGCTCGTTTAACGACGATATTCAGGGCACCGCGGCAGTGACCGTTGGGACGCTGATCGCCGCCAGCCGCGCGGCGGGCAGCCAGCTGAGCTATCAGAAAATCGTCTTCCTCGGCGCGGGCTCAGCCGGGTGCGGGATCGCAGAACAGATCATCGCCCAGACCCAGCGCGAAGGCTTAAGCGAAGAGCTGGCCCGATCGCGTGTGTTTATGGTCGACCGTTTCGGCCTGCTGACGGACGGCATGCCAAACCTGCTGCCGTTCCAGACCAAGCTGGTGCAAAAGCGCGAGAACCTGAAAAACTGGGATACGGACAACGAAGTGCTCTCCCTGCTGGACGTGGTGCGCAACGTGAAGCCGGATATTCTGATCGGGGTGTCCGGCCAGACCGGGCTGTTCACCGAAGAGATCATCCGCGAAATGCACAAGCACTGCCCGCGTCCGATCGTGATGCCGCTCTCCAACCCGACCTCGCGCGTGGAAGCGACGCCGCAGGACATCATCGCCTGGACCGAAGGTGCCGCGCTGGTCGCGACCGGCAGCCCGTTCGATCCGGTGGTGTGGAAAGACAAAACCTATCCGATTGCCCAGTGCAACAACTCCTATATCTTCCCGGGGATTGGTCTGGGGGTGATCGCCGCCGGTGCGTCACGCATTACCGATGAAATGCTGATGTCTGCCAGCGAAACCCTGGCGAAGCACTCTCCGCTGGTGAATAACGGCGAAGGGCTGGTGCTGCCAGAGCTGAAAGACATCCATACGGTGTCGCGGGCGATAGCCTTTGCGGTCGGTAAAATGGCCCAGCAACAGGGCGTGGCGGTCAAAACCTCCGCCGATGCGTTGCAGCAGGCCATCGACGATAACTTCTGGATGCCGGAATACCGGAACTACCGCCGGACGTCCATCTGA
- a CDS encoding Vmh family MBL fold metallo-hydrolase, with amino-acid sequence MKLNRLALLCALFTPAVFAAPLTLDTYNPQEKGIFAVSSTLVSGPKEAVLFDAQFSVKDGEALVKKVRDSGKTLSKIVITSGDPDFYFGLQPLVKAFPNAKVVATQAVVDHIKATKDAKLAFWGPQMKDGAPSELIVPQVIASTTFMLDGEKIDIEQADSYAAYVWIPSAKAILGGTGVSSGIHVWTADTQTKASRAQWIATLDEMAAHKPESVIPGHYLGTPPAGIEAINFTRTYLQQFEQALAAHKDSAGVIEAMKKQQPKLAEVSSLELSAKVNTGEMKW; translated from the coding sequence ATGAAGCTCAATCGCCTTGCACTGCTGTGCGCCCTGTTCACTCCTGCGGTTTTTGCCGCGCCGTTAACGCTGGATACCTACAACCCGCAGGAGAAAGGGATTTTCGCCGTCTCCTCGACGCTGGTCTCCGGCCCGAAAGAAGCCGTGCTGTTCGACGCGCAGTTCAGCGTGAAAGATGGCGAAGCCCTGGTTAAAAAAGTGCGCGACAGCGGTAAAACGCTCAGCAAAATTGTGATCACCTCTGGCGACCCCGATTTTTACTTCGGCCTGCAGCCGCTGGTGAAAGCCTTCCCGAATGCCAAAGTGGTCGCCACTCAGGCCGTCGTGGACCATATCAAGGCCACCAAAGATGCCAAACTGGCCTTCTGGGGCCCGCAGATGAAAGACGGCGCGCCGTCTGAACTGATTGTGCCGCAGGTGATTGCCTCAACCACCTTTATGCTCGACGGTGAAAAAATCGATATCGAGCAGGCTGACAGCTACGCCGCGTACGTCTGGATCCCGTCCGCGAAAGCCATTCTCGGCGGCACCGGCGTTTCGTCTGGCATTCACGTCTGGACCGCAGATACGCAAACCAAAGCCAGCCGCGCGCAGTGGATCGCCACGCTCGATGAAATGGCCGCTCACAAACCGGAAAGCGTGATCCCGGGCCATTACCTCGGTACACCGCCAGCGGGTATCGAAGCCATCAACTTTACCCGCACTTACCTGCAACAATTTGAGCAGGCGCTGGCCGCCCATAAAGACTCGGCGGGCGTAATCGAGGCGATGAAAAAACAGCAGCCGAAGCTGGCGGAAGTCAGCTCCCTGGAGCTGAGCGCGAAGGTCAATACCGGCGAAATGAAGTGGTAA
- a CDS encoding ABC-F family ATP-binding cassette domain-containing protein — MSTLLTAQSLRVETAFNTLFDSLSFTLKKGDRIGLLGDNGCGKSTLLKILDGTESPSVGTVALAGYCLMARVEQHLPESIYPLSMLDAVLAQLPAAERDSLRWRAETLLGGMGFTPQDMTLQSATLSGGQHTRLLLARALISDPDLLLLDEPSNHLDLPTMLWLEQFLQNWSGSFVLVSHDRQLLDAVTNGSWILRDKTLHSFALPCSAARQALAAKDESDALRHKAEQKEIDRVAASAKRLATWGKVYDNEDLARKAKQMEKQVERLKESQTDLTAGSPWTLTLRGDALRADRLLEMANLDVPPAPGLPALFEVEIARLKSGDRVAIVGRNGCGKSSLMKLIWRQFVAQQSTDALKIHPRLTLGYYDQTLHQLPDDASLLDALEPFAPDPQVRKMSLISAGFPWVRHGQKVSTLSGGERSRLLFIGLTLARYSLLMLDEPTNHLDMEGKEALADTLQQFEGGVLLVSHDRQLISQSCNRFWLIEDGKLSEWHDAEAVFERLRECGGLTPPAESAKPAESSPNECDDLLDRLVTLETLLAEDLARKPKHQKPQLQQQWREEINQIEALL; from the coding sequence ATGAGCACATTACTAACTGCACAATCCCTCCGCGTTGAAACGGCGTTTAACACCCTCTTCGACTCGCTCTCCTTTACCCTGAAAAAAGGCGACCGCATTGGTCTGCTGGGTGATAACGGCTGCGGCAAAAGTACCCTGCTGAAGATCCTCGACGGGACGGAATCCCCGTCTGTCGGCACCGTGGCGCTCGCCGGATACTGCCTGATGGCACGCGTGGAACAGCATCTGCCGGAATCAATTTATCCCCTGTCGATGCTCGACGCCGTGCTGGCGCAGCTCCCCGCCGCGGAACGCGACAGCCTGCGCTGGCGGGCCGAAACGCTGCTCGGCGGCATGGGCTTCACCCCGCAGGATATGACTCTGCAATCCGCGACACTGAGCGGCGGGCAACACACGCGCCTGCTGCTGGCGCGCGCCTTAATCAGCGATCCCGATCTGCTGTTACTGGATGAGCCCAGCAACCATCTCGATCTCCCGACCATGCTCTGGCTGGAGCAGTTTTTACAGAACTGGTCCGGGAGTTTTGTGCTGGTCTCGCACGACCGACAGCTGCTTGATGCCGTCACTAACGGCAGCTGGATTTTACGCGACAAAACCCTGCACAGCTTCGCCCTGCCTTGCTCCGCTGCGCGTCAGGCGCTGGCGGCAAAAGATGAGAGCGATGCCCTGCGCCACAAAGCCGAGCAAAAGGAGATCGACCGCGTGGCGGCCAGCGCCAAACGTCTGGCGACCTGGGGCAAGGTCTATGACAACGAAGATCTGGCCCGCAAAGCCAAACAGATGGAAAAACAGGTCGAGCGCCTGAAGGAGAGCCAGACCGATCTCACCGCGGGCAGCCCGTGGACGCTCACCCTGCGCGGTGATGCCCTGCGGGCCGACCGGCTGCTGGAGATGGCAAATCTCGACGTCCCTCCGGCTCCTGGTCTGCCTGCGCTGTTTGAGGTGGAGATCGCCAGACTCAAAAGCGGCGATCGCGTCGCCATTGTGGGCCGCAACGGCTGCGGGAAATCCTCGCTGATGAAGCTGATCTGGCGACAGTTTGTTGCACAGCAGTCGACGGATGCACTGAAAATCCATCCTCGCCTGACGCTCGGTTATTACGACCAGACGCTGCACCAGCTGCCCGACGACGCCTCGCTGCTGGACGCGCTCGAGCCGTTTGCGCCCGATCCGCAGGTGCGCAAAATGTCGCTCATCAGCGCCGGTTTTCCGTGGGTGCGTCACGGGCAGAAAGTTAGCACCCTCAGCGGCGGCGAGCGTTCGCGCCTGCTGTTTATCGGCCTGACGCTCGCCCGCTACAGCCTGCTGATGCTCGATGAGCCGACCAACCATCTGGACATGGAAGGCAAAGAGGCGCTGGCCGACACCCTGCAACAGTTCGAAGGCGGCGTGCTGCTGGTCAGCCATGACAGGCAGTTGATCAGCCAAAGCTGCAACCGCTTCTGGCTGATTGAGGATGGAAAGCTTAGCGAATGGCACGACGCCGAAGCGGTGTTTGAACGCCTGCGGGAGTGCGGCGGATTAACACCACCTGCCGAGTCAGCAAAACCGGCAGAATCATCGCCGAATGAGTGTGACGATCTCCTCGACAGACTGGTGACGCTGGAGACCCTGCTGGCAGAGGATTTGGCGCGTAAGCCGAAGCATCAGAAGCCTCAGCTCCAGCAACAGTGGCGTGAGGAGATTAACCAGATAGAAGCCCTGCTGTAA
- the bdm gene encoding biofilm-dependent modulation protein yields MFTHYSANTHSAQPALVNAIEQGLRAEHGAVTEDDILMELTRWVEASDNDILSDIYQQTINYVVSGQHRPL; encoded by the coding sequence ATGTTTACTCATTACTCAGCAAATACTCATTCCGCTCAACCGGCGCTGGTCAATGCCATTGAGCAAGGCCTGCGCGCTGAACATGGCGCGGTCACTGAAGATGACATTTTGATGGAACTCACCCGCTGGGTAGAAGCCTCGGATAATGACATCCTCAGTGATATCTACCAGCAGACCATTAACTACGTGGTGAGTGGTCAACATCGCCCCCTGTAA
- the sra gene encoding stationary-phase-induced ribosome-associated protein codes for MKSNRQARHILGLNYKLSNQRKVVIEGSNETVVTHTHGRKRHADK; via the coding sequence ATGAAATCGAACCGTCAGGCACGTCACATTCTGGGACTGAACTACAAGCTGTCGAACCAACGTAAAGTGGTGATCGAGGGCAGCAACGAAACCGTAGTCACCCACACGCATGGCAGAAAACGCCACGCAGACAAGTAA
- a CDS encoding TIGR04028 family ABC transporter substrate-binding protein has translation MQTPFRLPLLTALILAATAAHAADTPIKGGTLVYLEQQAHTNLYPPAGGFYPNGGILNQITDKLTWQNPKTLEVEPWIAESWSTNADKTEYTFKIRPGVTYSDGTPLDANAVAKNFDTYGLGNKAQRLPVSEVINNYDRSEVVDPHTVKFYFKKPSPGFLQGTATIGSGLVSLSTLKRNFEELGDARHIIGSGPFVVKEEKLGREVTLEARKEYQWGPKNLAQQGPANLDGIKFIVTPEDSVRVGALLAGQADFIRQVQAYDEKQATEQGYKIYAAPTRGVNDSISFRPDNPLVSDLRVRQALIHATNAKQVVETLFSPNYPQAKSVIADSAAGFVDLSDKLTFDVAKANALLDDAGWKTGSDGIRAKDGQRLALTVYESLPQPQNKEVLQLVAQQWRQVGVALSVKAGDAGSRTLDNLDPLKTPLTVSEVGRADPDVVKSMFYPANRDALLQKGGSSDKVKSFRDDKLNELLVNISAEVDPQKRLQLTGDAQRYLLDNAYVIPIFEEPQVFAGAPWLKGVNFEAVGRPSFYGAWIEKH, from the coding sequence ATGCAAACCCCTTTTCGCCTGCCGCTGCTGACGGCGTTAATCCTCGCAGCGACTGCCGCACACGCCGCCGACACGCCGATTAAGGGCGGGACGCTCGTCTATCTGGAGCAACAGGCGCACACCAATCTCTATCCCCCGGCGGGCGGTTTCTATCCCAATGGCGGTATCCTGAATCAGATCACCGACAAGCTCACCTGGCAGAACCCGAAAACGCTGGAAGTGGAGCCGTGGATCGCCGAAAGCTGGTCCACCAACGCCGACAAAACCGAATACACCTTTAAAATCCGCCCCGGCGTGACCTACTCTGACGGCACGCCGCTGGACGCCAACGCCGTCGCCAAAAACTTCGACACCTACGGGCTAGGCAACAAAGCCCAGCGCCTGCCGGTTTCGGAGGTGATCAACAACTACGACCGCAGCGAAGTGGTCGATCCGCATACCGTGAAGTTCTACTTCAAAAAACCATCACCGGGCTTCCTGCAAGGCACCGCGACCATCGGCTCCGGACTGGTTTCGTTGAGCACCCTGAAGCGCAACTTTGAGGAGTTGGGCGACGCGCGCCACATCATCGGCTCCGGCCCGTTCGTGGTGAAAGAGGAAAAACTGGGCCGGGAAGTGACGCTTGAGGCGCGCAAAGAGTACCAGTGGGGGCCGAAAAACCTCGCCCAGCAAGGCCCGGCGAATCTGGACGGCATCAAATTTATCGTCACGCCGGAAGACAGCGTGCGTGTCGGCGCGCTGCTGGCAGGTCAGGCTGATTTTATTCGCCAGGTTCAGGCCTACGATGAGAAACAGGCCACCGAGCAAGGGTATAAAATCTACGCCGCCCCGACGCGCGGCGTGAATGACAGCATCAGCTTCCGCCCGGACAACCCGCTGGTGTCGGATTTGCGCGTTCGTCAGGCGCTGATCCACGCCACCAATGCGAAACAGGTCGTAGAGACCCTCTTCTCGCCTAACTATCCGCAGGCCAAATCGGTGATTGCCGACTCCGCGGCCGGCTTTGTCGATCTTAGCGACAAACTTACTTTTGACGTGGCGAAAGCCAATGCCCTGCTCGACGACGCGGGCTGGAAAACCGGCAGCGACGGCATCCGCGCCAAAGACGGACAGCGCCTGGCGCTGACGGTGTACGAATCCCTGCCGCAGCCGCAAAACAAAGAGGTGTTGCAGCTGGTCGCCCAGCAGTGGCGACAGGTCGGCGTGGCACTGAGCGTCAAAGCGGGCGATGCGGGCAGCCGCACGCTGGATAACCTCGATCCGCTGAAAACGCCACTGACCGTTTCCGAAGTGGGCCGCGCCGATCCCGACGTGGTGAAGAGCATGTTCTACCCGGCCAACCGCGACGCGCTGCTGCAAAAAGGCGGCTCGAGCGACAAGGTGAAAAGCTTCCGCGACGACAAACTCAACGAACTGCTGGTGAATATCTCCGCCGAGGTCGACCCGCAAAAACGTCTGCAATTAACCGGCGATGCCCAGCGCTATCTGCTGGATAACGCCTACGTGATCCCGATCTTCGAGGAGCCGCAGGTCTTCGCCGGTGCGCCGTGGCTGAAAGGGGTGAATTTCGAAGCGGTAGGACGTCCGTCGTTCTACGGCGCGTGGATCGAGAAACATTAA
- a CDS encoding RrF2 family transcriptional regulator: MAFYSSGVEYAIHSLMCMVDAKGNERELSVREMADLQGVPYDYLGKIFTRLSRAGLVNSTEGKGGGFKLARPAELISVLDVTHAIDGEKNMFECREVRQRLAVFDEAPPAWVCDGPCGVRSVMDSAQQRMEEELARHTILDLARKMYRKAPDTFLIEVQDWITDRRSPS; the protein is encoded by the coding sequence ATGGCCTTTTACAGTTCCGGTGTGGAATACGCCATTCATAGCCTGATGTGCATGGTGGATGCCAAAGGCAACGAGCGGGAGTTGAGCGTCAGGGAGATGGCGGACTTACAGGGTGTGCCTTACGACTACCTGGGCAAAATCTTCACCCGTCTGTCACGCGCCGGGCTGGTGAACAGCACGGAAGGCAAGGGCGGTGGGTTTAAACTCGCGCGTCCGGCGGAACTCATTTCGGTGCTGGATGTGACGCATGCCATTGATGGCGAAAAGAATATGTTTGAGTGCCGGGAAGTGCGCCAGCGGTTGGCAGTCTTTGATGAAGCGCCGCCTGCGTGGGTCTGCGACGGGCCGTGCGGCGTGCGCTCGGTGATGGACAGCGCCCAGCAGCGGATGGAAGAAGAACTGGCGCGCCACACCATTCTCGATCTGGCGCGCAAAATGTATCGAAAAGCGCCCGATACATTCCTGATTGAAGTGCAGGACTGGATTACGGATCGCCGCAGCCCGTCCTGA